One region of Salvelinus sp. IW2-2015 linkage group LG1, ASM291031v2, whole genome shotgun sequence genomic DNA includes:
- the LOC111970954 gene encoding mitogen-activated protein kinase 14A has product MGADLNNIVKCQKLTDDHVQFLIYQILRGLKYIHSADIIHRDLKPSNLAVNEDCELKILDFGLARHTDDEMTGYVATRWYRAPEIMLNWMHYNMTVDIWSVGCIMAELLTGRTLFPGTDHINQLQQIMRLTGTPPACLISQMPSHEARNYINSLPQMLKRNFADVFVGANPLAVDLLEKMLVLDTDKRITASEALAHPYFSQYHDPDDEPESEPYDQSFESRELEIEEWKRLTYEEVCSFEPLPFDGDEMES; this is encoded by the exons ATGGGGGCGGACCTCAACAACATAGTGAAGTGTCAGAAGCTGACAGACGACCATGTGCAATTCCTCATATACCAGATCCTCAGGGGACTCAAG TATATCCATTCAGCAGACATCATCCACAGA gATCTGAAGCCCAGTAATCTGGCAGTGAATGAGGACTGTGAgctcaag ATCCTGGACTTTGGTTTGGCGCGACACACTGATGATGAGATGACGGGTTATGTAGCGACCAGGTGGTACCGCGCCCCAGAGATCATGCTGAACTGGATGCATTACAACATGACAG tggacATCTGGTCAGTAGGCTGCATCATGGCAGAGCTGCTCACTGGACGGACGTTATTCCCCGGCACCGACC ATATAAACCAGCTGCAGCAGATCATGAGGCTGACAGGAACGCCCCCGGCCTGTCTCATTAGCCAGATGCCCAGCCACGAG GCCAGAAACTACATCAACTCCCTTCCCCAGATGCTCAAGAGGAACTTTGCTGATGTGTTTGTTGGCGCTAACCCACTAG CGGTGGATCTGTTAGAGAAGATGCTGGTTCTGGACACTGATAAGCGGATCACAGCGTCCGAGGCCCTGGCCCACCCCTACTTCTCCCAGTACCACGACCCTGACGATGAGCCAGAGTCCGAGCCATACGACCAGAGCTTCGAGAGCAGAGAGCTGGAGATAGAGGAGTGGAAAA ggtTGACGTATGAGGAGGTTTGCAGCTTTGAGCCCCTGCCATTCGATGGAGACGAGATGGAGtcctga
- the LOC111973074 gene encoding mitogen-activated protein kinase kinase kinase 12-like → MACITESRAPSPSLSGFNTPLSEHTPTFRGRLDDTPACTPEMDLTPTQCVLRNVLSIDTGGAPEPDGGGGGGHNGEHTCGGHSPTPSEEQQEHFANSVLKLHENGEGGGRMEGGGQDAEGGAVRSQAEDVRLLSGGSGGFLEGLFGCLKPVWTMIGKAYSTEHKHNLEGKKRDRDCV, encoded by the coding sequence ATGGCCTGTATCACAGAGTCCCGCGCCCCGTCCCCTTCTCTCTCCGGGTTCAACACCCCCCTCTCAGAACACACCCCTACCTTCCGGGGCCGGCTGGACGATACCCCCGCCTGCACCCCTGAGATGGATCTGACCCCCACCCAGTGTGTCCTACGGAACGTACTATCTATAGACACCGGGGGTGCCCCGGAGCCCGACGGCGGGGGAGGTGGAGGTCATAACGGTGAACATACCTGTGGGGGCCACAGCCCCACGCCTAGCGAGGAGCAGCAGGAGCACTTTGCCAACAGTGTGCTGAAGCTCCATGAGAacggggagggagggggtaggatggagggagggggtcaGGATGCGGAGGGAGGAGCGGTGCGGAGCCAGGCTGAGGATGTGAGGCTGCTGTCGGGAGGAAGTGGAGGGTTTCTGGAGGGACTGTTTGGGTGTCTGAAGCCAGTCTGGACCATGATCGGCAAGGCCTACTCCACCGAACACAAACACAACCTGGAAGGTAAGAAGAGAGATAGGGATTGTGTTTAG